Below is a window of Nocardia asteroides DNA.
CCACAGCGTGCACCCGGAGGTCGCCGGGCTGGCCCCGGACCGGTGGTACTTCTACCGGTTCCGGGCCGGTTCGGCGCTGTCCCCCGTCGGCCGCACCCGGACCGCGCCCGCGCCGGGCAGCCCGACCGCGCGGATGCGGTTCGCCTTCGCGTCGTGTCAGTCGTGGAGTTCGGGCTACTACACCGCCTACGACCACCTCGCGGCCGAGGACCTGGACCTGGTGGTGCATCTGGGCGACTACATCTACGAGAGCTCGTGGGTGCTGGCCCGTCGCGGCGCCACCGCCCCACCGCAACTCGACGGTGAGGCCGTGAATCTGGCCGGCTACCGCCTGCGTTATGCCCAGGTCAAGGCGGAGGCACCGGTGCAAACGGCGCACGCGGCCTTCCCGTGGCTGGTCACCCTCGACGACCATGAGATCGACAACAACTGGGCCGGCGCGCAACCGGGTCTCGGTGTCGACATCCACCGGCTGCCGCCGCTGTTCCGGCGCCGCAAGGCGGCCGCCTTCCAGGCGATGTACGAGCATCAGCCGATGCGCCTGGCCCAGCTGCCCGCCGGACCCGCGATGCACCTGCATCGCCGGTACCGCTTCGGCGATCTGGCCGAGTTCACCATGATCGACACCAGGCAGTACCGCTCGCCGCAGGCCTGTGGCGACGGTTCGGCCGTCACCGGCTGCGCCGACCGGTACGCGACCGACCGCACGATTCTGGGTGCGGCGCAACGGGAGTGGCTCGTCGACGGTCTCACCACCTCCTCGACCCGCTGGCAGGTGCTCGGCAATCAGGTGGCCATGGCGCAATCCGACTACGACCCGGGGCCGGATCTACGCCTCGGCACCGACGCCTGGGACGGCTACGTGGCAGACCGCGACACCGTGCTCGGCGCGGCCAGGCAACGGTCCGCGGGCAACCTCGTGGTGATCACCGGTGACCGGCACGAGAACTGTGTGGCCGACCTGCGCGGCGACTACACCGACCCCGCATCACCGGTCGTCGCCACCGAGTTCATCGGCACCTCGATCTCCACCGGTGGCGACGGCGCCGACCTCACCGACGGCGGCCGGGTGCTGCTCGCGGCCAACCCGGATCTGAAGTTCTACAACCGGCAGCGCGGCTACGCGCGGGTGGAGCTGGATCAGCGGCTGTGGCGCACCGACTTCCGGGTGGTGCCCTATGTCACCACCCCCGGCGCGCCGATCTCCACGCGAGCGAGTTTCGTCGTCCAGGACGGTGTGCCGGGCGCGGTGCAGGTCTGAGGCCGATCAGGGCACCGAGACCGGGCGCAGGCAGCTGTCCAGCGGGGTGACGACGGAGCAGAGCGCGGGGTCGCGGGTGGGGCGGTAGTCCGGCGGGACACCGTCGGCCGCGGTGATGGCGCGGTAGGCGGCCACCGCGTCGGTGGGACGGCGGGTCAGGCCGGGGTCGTAGGCCACATCCACCGTATAGAGGCCGAAACGCGGTGCGTAGCTGCCCCATTCGTAGTTGTCGGTGAGGCTCCAGTAGTTGTAGCCGATCACGTCGATGCCGTCGAGCCGCGCGCGCTGGATCCAGTACACCGTGTCACGCAGGTGGTCGGCGCGGGTGTAGCCGTCGGCGCGCGGCGCGCCGTTCTCGGTCGGCAGGCCGTTCTCCACCACATAGATCGGCAGCCGCGGGAAGCGTTCGGCGTACACGCGCAGGGTGTAGTAGATGCCCTCCGGCTCGATCGCGTTCTTCCACAGCTCGTCGCCCAGCAGCGCGGTGGTCGGCGGATGCTGCAGCGAGGTGCCGTAGTAGAAGTCGATGCCGAGGTAGTCGAGTTTGGCGCGCACCCGGTCGACGAACAGCAGGTCCGTCAGGTTCTGCACGATCGGGTACTGCGCCACATTGCTGGTGACGCGCGCGCCCGGCTGGCGCTGATGGATGTAGTCGTAGATCGCGCTGTGCGCCTGCACCAGCCGGTCGAACATCGGCTGGATGTCGAGCGCCCCGATGTCACCGATCTTCAGCGACTGCGCGACATACCCCATCGGTTCGTTGATCGTCACCCACAGCGGATCGAACGCCGCGTACCGGTCGACCACGCGCTGCATATTGGCCAGCCAGTCCGCCACCATGGCCTGGTTCTTCCAGCCGCCCCGGTCCAGCGCCCAGCCCGGGACGACCCAGTGGTCCAGGGTGAGCATCGGCCGCATGCCCGCGGCGCGGATCTTGGCGAGCACGGCGTCGTAGAAGCCGAAGTCGGCGTCGGACCACACCCCGGCCCGGGGCTGCACCCGCGCCCATTCGATGCTCAGCCGGTAGACCCCCACGCCCAGCCCCGCGGCCAGATCGATGTCCTCGGCGTAGCGGTGGTAGAAGTCGACCGATTCGCCGTATCGGTGCCTGGCCTTGCCGGAATTGGCGTATCGGCTCCAATTGCTGTCCGGCGCGGAGCCTTCGGACTGGAAGCCCGACATCGACACGCCCCAGAGGAAGTCGCGGCCGAGCGCGGGCACCGTCCGGGGCGCGGGTGCGCCGGAACTCGACCCACCGCCATCCGCCGGCGCGGCCCCCGCCACGGTGCCGCCGCTCGCGACCAGGGCCGCCACCGACAGAATCGTGCACAGAATGCGTCTCATGCGGCAGAATCTCCCCGGGGATGTGTAGCGTAGCGCGTGGCCCGGCACCGACGTCCGGAAGCCCGCACTCTACTGGTCAATTGTTCAAATTGATGGCTTTTCAGTCCACTTTCCGCGCTCCGGCGGCCGGTTCGGCGAGGAACACGCGGGGCGGGGCGAATCCGGCTCCGGCGAACCGTCGTTCGATCTCCGCCGTGACGCGGTCGGTGGCGGTGCGGTCGACCAGGGCGAGCACACTGCCGCCGAAGCCGCCGCCGACCAGCCGCGCCCCGTGCGCGCCCGCGGCCAGGGCGGCGTCGACCGCGAGATCGAGCGCCGGCGCCGACACCGCGAAGTCCTCGCGCAGGGATCGGTGCGAGGCGGTGAGCAGCGGGCCGACGACACGCGGGTCGGCGCCGGCGCGCAATCGGTCGGCCACCGCACGCACCCGGGCGTTCTCCCCGATCACATGGGTCGCGCGGCGGCGCAGCAGCGGATCGGCCAGGCGAGGCAGGTCGGCCTCGCTCGCGTCGCGCAGCGCGGGCACGCCCAGGGCCGCGGCGGCCGCCTCGCACTGGGCGCGGCGCTCGGCGTAGCCGCCGTCGGCGAGGTCGTGGGGGTGGCCGGTGTCGGCGACGAGCAGCGCCAGACCCGCGGCGTCGAGGTCGAACGGAATCTGTTCCGTCGAAACCGGTTTCGGTCCGCCCGGCGCGGTGTAGGCGCGCACGTCGAGGAACAGCGCGTGCCCGGCGGTGCACAGGATCGATGCCGTCTGGTCGAGCACACCGGTCGGCACCCCGGCGAACCGGTTCTCCGCGGCGTGGGCGATGTCGACCAGCGCGCGATCGGGCAGGCCGGGGGCGAACAGATCACGCAGCGCCACCGTCACCGCGCAGCACAGCGCGGCCGAGGACGACAGCCCGGCGCCGATCGGGACCGTCCCGTCGACCGCGAGCACCACACCGGTGACCGGGAGCCCGCGGCGGACGAACTCGCAGACGACACCGAGCGGATACCGCGACCACGCCGGCAGTCGATCGCGTTGCGCCGCAAGCTCTTCGACGCCGACCTCGACGACCTCTCCCGGCCGCTGCGCCGAGCGGAGCCGGACGCTGCCGTCGTCGCGCGCCGCGGCCGCGCAGACGACGCCGAGCGACAGCGCGATCGGCAGCACGAACCCGTCGTTGTAGTCGGTGTGCTCGCCGATCAGATTCACCCGGCCCGGCGCGAACCACCTGTGCATTCCCGCTCCCTTTCGTTCCCGGCGCTGCGCAGATCCCATCACATTCCAGCGGACCCCGGTGGTCGGGCACGCGGTGCCGAATCGGTATCCTCCAATGCCGTCAAGGGCGCGACATCGGGTGCCCGGACGTGTCATGATCGACTGAGTTGTAAAGGTTTTGAGCGTCGGCGTCAGCCGGCTGGGAATTCTGCTCGGACGACAACACTCGGTGCTCCCCGGCCGACGCCCCGCGAGAATTCACCGGCCTCACGTTCGATCGGCGCTCGTCGCGT
It encodes the following:
- a CDS encoding family 1 glycosylhydrolase codes for the protein MRRILCTILSVAALVASGGTVAGAAPADGGGSSSGAPAPRTVPALGRDFLWGVSMSGFQSEGSAPDSNWSRYANSGKARHRYGESVDFYHRYAEDIDLAAGLGVGVYRLSIEWARVQPRAGVWSDADFGFYDAVLAKIRAAGMRPMLTLDHWVVPGWALDRGGWKNQAMVADWLANMQRVVDRYAAFDPLWVTINEPMGYVAQSLKIGDIGALDIQPMFDRLVQAHSAIYDYIHQRQPGARVTSNVAQYPIVQNLTDLLFVDRVRAKLDYLGIDFYYGTSLQHPPTTALLGDELWKNAIEPEGIYYTLRVYAERFPRLPIYVVENGLPTENGAPRADGYTRADHLRDTVYWIQRARLDGIDVIGYNYWSLTDNYEWGSYAPRFGLYTVDVAYDPGLTRRPTDAVAAYRAITAADGVPPDYRPTRDPALCSVVTPLDSCLRPVSVP
- a CDS encoding alkaline phosphatase D family protein — protein: MVVSRRRLLQFGASGSVAALVGVSAVSSARFAAPRRLGEPFSLGVASGDPTPDGFVLWTRLAPDPLAPDGYGGMTVDAVTVDYEVAEDERFARVVARGSAVATRALGHSVHPEVAGLAPDRWYFYRFRAGSALSPVGRTRTAPAPGSPTARMRFAFASCQSWSSGYYTAYDHLAAEDLDLVVHLGDYIYESSWVLARRGATAPPQLDGEAVNLAGYRLRYAQVKAEAPVQTAHAAFPWLVTLDDHEIDNNWAGAQPGLGVDIHRLPPLFRRRKAAAFQAMYEHQPMRLAQLPAGPAMHLHRRYRFGDLAEFTMIDTRQYRSPQACGDGSAVTGCADRYATDRTILGAAQREWLVDGLTTSSTRWQVLGNQVAMAQSDYDPGPDLRLGTDAWDGYVADRDTVLGAARQRSAGNLVVITGDRHENCVADLRGDYTDPASPVVATEFIGTSISTGGDGADLTDGGRVLLAANPDLKFYNRQRGYARVELDQRLWRTDFRVVPYVTTPGAPISTRASFVVQDGVPGAVQV
- the galK gene encoding galactokinase, whose product is MHRWFAPGRVNLIGEHTDYNDGFVLPIALSLGVVCAAAARDDGSVRLRSAQRPGEVVEVGVEELAAQRDRLPAWSRYPLGVVCEFVRRGLPVTGVVLAVDGTVPIGAGLSSSAALCCAVTVALRDLFAPGLPDRALVDIAHAAENRFAGVPTGVLDQTASILCTAGHALFLDVRAYTAPGGPKPVSTEQIPFDLDAAGLALLVADTGHPHDLADGGYAERRAQCEAAAAALGVPALRDASEADLPRLADPLLRRRATHVIGENARVRAVADRLRAGADPRVVGPLLTASHRSLREDFAVSAPALDLAVDAALAAGAHGARLVGGGFGGSVLALVDRTATDRVTAEIERRFAGAGFAPPRVFLAEPAAGARKVD